A DNA window from Elephas maximus indicus isolate mEleMax1 chromosome 17, mEleMax1 primary haplotype, whole genome shotgun sequence contains the following coding sequences:
- the LOC126061040 gene encoding olfactory receptor 150-like: protein MAAGNHSTVTEFILAGLTDKPELQLPLFLFFLGVYVVTVVGNLGMITLIVLSSHLHTPMYYFLSSLSFIDLCYSTVITPKMLVNLVTEKNTISYPECMTQLYFFIFFIVSESHMLAVMAYDRYVAICNPLLYNVTMSYQVCSWLIVEEYMMGLIGATAYTGCMQRVIFCKAKIINHYFCDIFPLLELSCSSTFINIVVLLCLSVFNILAPTLTIFGSYISIIVSILRIHSTEGRSKAFNTCSSHILAITIFYGSAAFMYLQPSNVSSMDQSKVSSVFYTIIVPMLNPLIYSLRNKDVKVALNKIIEKRLFCIRKDF, encoded by the coding sequence ATGGCAGCAGGAAATCACTCCACAGTGACTGAGTTCATCCTCGCTGGGCTAACAGACAAACCAGAGCTCCAGCtgcccctctttcttttcttcctaggagTCTATGTGGTCACAGTGGTGGGGAACCTGGGCATGATCACACTGATTGTGCTCAGTTCTCACttgcacacccccatgtactatttcctcagcAGTTTGTCCTTCATTGACCTCTGCTATTCCACTGTCATTACCcccaaaatgctggtgaacttGGTGACAGAGAAGAACACCATCTCCTACCCTGAATGCATGACTCAGCtctacttctttattttttttattgtatcagAAAGTCATATGTTGGCTGTGATGGCATATGATCGCTATGTTGCCATCTGTAATCCATTGCTTTACAATGTCACCATGTCTTATCAGGTCTGCTCCTGGCTGATAGTTGAGGAATATATGATGGGCTTGATTGGTGCCACAGCTTACACAGGTTGCATGCAAAGAGTGATCTTCTGCAAGGCTAAAATAATCAACCATTACTTCTGTGACATTTTTCCTCTTCTGGAGCTCTCCTGCTCCAGCACTTTTATCAATATAGTGGTTCTTTTGTGCCtcagtgtatttaatattcttgcaCCAACCTTGACCATCTTTGGCTCCTATATCTCCATCATTGTTAGCATCCTGCGAATCCACTCCACTGAGGGCAGGTCCAAAGCCTTCAACACATGCAGCTCCCACATCTTGGCTATTACCATCTTCTATGGTTCTGCAGCATTCATGTACCTGCAGCCATCAAATGTCAGCTCCATGGACCAAAGCaaagtgtcttctgtgttttataccaTTATTGTGCCAATGTTGAACCCcctgatctacagcctgaggaataaggatgtcaaagTTGCTCTAAATAAAATCATTGAGAAAAGACTATTTTGCATTAGGAAAGATTTTTAA